TCGTCTGCCGGCTGGAAGCCGGCGCTCCCAGTCGCTCACGCGGCTCCGCTTGGCTGGCACCACTTCCGGTTGCACTCATTTCCCAGTCCGGAAACTTTTGCGCCTTGCCGATTTTCCCGCCTCGAATTTTTCTCGGCACCGCTCATGGACAATCTCACCGCCGCCCGCGCCACCATGGCGTTTTCGCTGGGCTTCCACATCATTTTTGCCGCGATTGGCATGACCATGCCGCTGTTCATGTCGGCGGCTCACTGGCTTTGGCTGAAAAAGAAAAATCCGGTCTATCTCGAACTCACCCGGATGTGGATGCGCGGCGTCGCCATTCTCTTCGCGGTCGGCGCGGTGTCCGGCACGGTGCTCTCGTTCGAACTCGGGCTGCTCTGGCCCGGTTTCATGCGGCACGCCGGCCCGATCATCGGCATGCCTTTTTCGTGGGAAGGCACCGCATTCTTCCTCGAGGCGGTGGCGATCGGCCTGTTTCTCTACGGCTGGAAACGCATGCGCCCGTGGGTGCACTGGGCGACCGGCCTCGCGGTGGGCGTGACCGGCTTCATGTCGGGCATCTTTGTCGTGGCCGCCAACGGCTGGATGAACGCACCCTCGGGCTTCGACTGGATCGACGGCGTCGCGCACAACATCGACCCGGTGAAAGCCATGTTCAACCGGGCCTGGCTGCACCAGAGCATTCACATGCAGCTCGCGGCCTTGCAGGCGGTGGGTTTCGGCGCGGCGGGCATCCATGCGTTTCTTTATCTGCGCGGAAAAACCCGGGACGTGCACCTGCGCGCCTTGAAAATCGCGATGACCTTCGGCGCCGCCGCGTCGATCGCGCAACCCTTTGCCGGGCACTTCGCCGGCCAGCGTGTCGCGCAGCTCCAGCCCGCGAAACTCGCCGCCATGGAAGGGCACTTCGAGACTTCCCGGCGCGCGCCGCTCTACATCGGCGGCATCCCGGACGAGGAAACCCGGACGATGCGCCGGGGCGTGCCGATTCCCGGCATGCTGAGTTTCATCGCGCACGACGACATCAACGCCGAGGTCGCCGGTCTCGACCAGTTCCCGCGCGAGGACTGGCCCCCGGTTGTCATCACGCACATCGCGTTTCAAATCATGGTCGGCATCGGCATGGCGATGGCGCTGCTCGGCGTGCTGTATTTTATTTACGCGCGGCGTGATCGTTTCCCCGCGTGGTTTCTCCGGGCCCTCGTCGTCTTCACGCCGCTCGGCATGGTGGCGATCGAGGCGGGCTGGATCGTCACCGAGGTCGGACGCCAGCCGTGGATCATCTACAACATCGTCCGCACCCGCGACGCGGTCACGCCCGTGCCCGGCATGGTGTGGCATTTCGCGCTGTTTCTCGTGCTCTACATCGGGCTCGCGATCACGACCGTCTGGCTGTTCAAACGCCAGATCCAGACCGTGCAGAAAAAATTCGAGCAACAAACATGACCGACATCCTGATCTTCTTCATCGGCGCCTCGCTGCTCCTCTACGTGCTGCTCGGCGGCTCGGATTACGGCGCGGGCATCATCGAGCTGCTTCCGTCCGGCGCCCTGCGCGAAAAGCGGAAGCACGTCATCAACGAGGCGATGGGCCCCGTCTGGGAAGCCAACCACATCTGGCTCATCCTCGTCGTGGTGATTTTGTTCAACGGCTTCCCGACGATCTTCACCACGCTCATGACGGCGCTGCACGTGCCGATGCTCGCGCTGCTCGCGGGCATCGTGGTGCGCGGCACGGCGTTCACCTTCCGCCACTACGACGCGATCCAGGCCGAGAAATCCCAGCGCGTTTACACGCTGCTTTTCGGCTGTTCCAGCCTCTGGACGGCATTCTGGCTCGGCATCATTGTCGCCAGCCTGAACCGCGGCCTCATCGACACCGCCGCGCCCGGCGTTTACGCCGCCTACATCGCGCCGTGGGCCGGCCTGTATCCGCTTGCGGTGGGGGCTTTCGTCGCGTGCATTTTTCTATTTCTGGCCGGGATTTACCTCATCGGCGAAACGGATGACGCCGCGCTGCGCCGGCATTTCTCGCGCATCGCGGCATCGGCCAACGTGCTCGTGATCGTATCGGGCGGACTCGTCTTCGCCGCATCCGCGCAGGAAAACGAGAGCCTGCCCGCGCTGTTTTTCCGCAACCCGCCCACGCTCGTCGCCATGGGGCTGGCGACGCTCCTGTTCATCGCCCTCTGGCTGGCCGCGCGCAACCGCCGCGCCCATCACGCCCTCGTCACCCGCGTCATCGCCGGCGGGCAGGTCACGCTCATCCTGCTCGGCTGGTGGCTTCTCTACGCGCCCAACGCCATGATCACCGCGGGCGGCCCGCTTAATTTTTACGCCGAGGCCGCCCCGCCCGCCACCCAGCGCCAGCTCGTCATCGCACTGCTTGTCGGGAGCCTGTTCATCTTTCCCAGCCTGATTTTCCTCCTCCGCGTCTTTAAGGCTCGCGGCAGATAGCCGGGATGGCGGAGTCAGCTCCCTTCTTCTTTCCTCCTTATTCTTTATCTTTCCTCTTTCTCTTTCGTAAGGAGCGGGCGGGGAGAAAGAGGAAAGATAAAGAATAAGGAGGAAAGATTCCGGACGGTGGCATCGCTTTGGGTTACTCGGGGCGCATCGGCGCGCGGCCTATTCCTTGTCTTTCCTCCTTTTCTTTGTTTCTCTCCCCCCTTCCGTTTGCCGGAAGAACGGGAAGGTCGTCCCGGTGCCCGCCCTGCAACACCCATCGTCATGTGCGCTTTCCAACGCGATTATATTCTCCGACTCATCGAGCAACTCCGCGAGTTTCTCGCCGAGATCACGCGCCTGCGCGAAACGGGCAATTCCGAGCAGGCGCTCACCGCCATCATTCGCGCGCAGGAGCGTCTCTTCATCCGTCCCGCCGGCGAATTTCTCTCGCTGCCGCCCGACGAGCAATTCCGCCTTCTCACCCGCGCCGAGTCGCCCGCCGACGCCCGGGCAAAATGCCTCGCGCAAGTCGACCTTCTCGTCGAAACCGCGCGCGTCTATCTGGCCAGGGACCAGCCGGCCATCGCCTCCGGCGCGTGGCAGTTTGCCCTCCGCATGCTCGAACTTGCCGCGACGCTCGCGCCGGGCGAAGCCGGCGGCGACGCCGAAATAACCTCCCGCCTCACCGTGGCCCGGGCCGAGATCCAACGCCTTCAAAACCACATGTAGGAAAAATTCCAAATCACGAAATCCCAAATCCCAAAAAAAATTCCAAATTTCAAATTCCAAAAAGACAGGGCGAAGGCGTTTTCTTTGATTTTTTGGGATTTGTTCTTTGAGATTTTTTTGGGATTTGGGATTTCGTGATTTGGAATTTTCCACCTCATCCTGCGCTCGCCATTCGCTTTTCAACCTTCAGTCTCAGTCCTTGCATGAAAGCCTCTTGGGAAACACTTAAAATCCTCTCCGACCCCACCCGCGTGCGCCTGCTCGCGCTCCTGCTGCATGAGGAACTCTCCGTCGCCGAGTTGCAGGAAATCCTCGGCATGGCCCAGTCGCGCATCTCCTCGCAACTCTCGCTCCTGCGCAAAGCCGGCGTCGTCGAGGATCGCCGCGACGGCAAACGCGCCTATTACTCGCTTCCCGCCTCCCTCGAACCGCGCCAGCTCGCGCTCATCCGCGCCGCGTGCGATGCCGTCGCCGGCCAGCCCGAGCTGGCCGAGGACAACGAAAACCTCGGCCGCGTGCTCGCCCGCCGCCGCGCGCAATCCGAATCCTACTTCAACCTCATCGCCGGCAAACTCGGCAAGCATCACTGCCCCGGCCGCTCCTGGGAGGCCATCGGACATCTCGCCCTCCGCCTCACGCCCGCCATCACCATCGCCGATCTCGGCGCCGGCGAGGGGCTCATCTCGCAGCTTCTCGCCCGCCGCGCCGAGCGCGTCTGGTGCATCGACAA
This genomic stretch from Termitidicoccus mucosus harbors:
- a CDS encoding cytochrome ubiquinol oxidase subunit I, which encodes MDNLTAARATMAFSLGFHIIFAAIGMTMPLFMSAAHWLWLKKKNPVYLELTRMWMRGVAILFAVGAVSGTVLSFELGLLWPGFMRHAGPIIGMPFSWEGTAFFLEAVAIGLFLYGWKRMRPWVHWATGLAVGVTGFMSGIFVVAANGWMNAPSGFDWIDGVAHNIDPVKAMFNRAWLHQSIHMQLAALQAVGFGAAGIHAFLYLRGKTRDVHLRALKIAMTFGAAASIAQPFAGHFAGQRVAQLQPAKLAAMEGHFETSRRAPLYIGGIPDEETRTMRRGVPIPGMLSFIAHDDINAEVAGLDQFPREDWPPVVITHIAFQIMVGIGMAMALLGVLYFIYARRDRFPAWFLRALVVFTPLGMVAIEAGWIVTEVGRQPWIIYNIVRTRDAVTPVPGMVWHFALFLVLYIGLAITTVWLFKRQIQTVQKKFEQQT
- a CDS encoding cytochrome d ubiquinol oxidase subunit II, yielding MTDILIFFIGASLLLYVLLGGSDYGAGIIELLPSGALREKRKHVINEAMGPVWEANHIWLILVVVILFNGFPTIFTTLMTALHVPMLALLAGIVVRGTAFTFRHYDAIQAEKSQRVYTLLFGCSSLWTAFWLGIIVASLNRGLIDTAAPGVYAAYIAPWAGLYPLAVGAFVACIFLFLAGIYLIGETDDAALRRHFSRIAASANVLVIVSGGLVFAASAQENESLPALFFRNPPTLVAMGLATLLFIALWLAARNRRAHHALVTRVIAGGQVTLILLGWWLLYAPNAMITAGGPLNFYAEAAPPATQRQLVIALLVGSLFIFPSLIFLLRVFKARGR
- a CDS encoding ArsR/SmtB family transcription factor, giving the protein MKASWETLKILSDPTRVRLLALLLHEELSVAELQEILGMAQSRISSQLSLLRKAGVVEDRRDGKRAYYSLPASLEPRQLALIRAACDAVAGQPELAEDNENLGRVLARRRAQSESYFNLIAGKLGKHHCPGRSWEAIGHLALRLTPAITIADLGAGEGLISQLLARRAERVWCIDNSPRMVEVGTELAAKNGLANLSYKLGDIEDVPLPAASVDLAILSQALHHAQHPQKAVDEAFRILRPGGRLLVLDLKAHTFEKARELYADVWLGFKENVLHGFLKKAGFQQVEVSVVSRETIEPNFETLLASGAKPAA